TTGTTTTTCGGCGCTGGATTTCTGGCCGTCTTCCTGATCGCCACGGCCCAGACACGCGTGTTACGACGCTGGCCTTCTTGGCCGGTGCTTATCAATGGCGTGCTTCTGGCTGGATTCATCATCTTTTATGTTCAGGCCATGAACCTGACCTCCATGGCCAACGCCATCATGCTCGTTTATTTGGCGCCAGTGGCGGCCTCGATCCATGCCCATTTCTGGATGGGAGAACGAGTTGATTTTGTTGGCTGGACCCTTATCGGTACGGCCCTGCTTGGTTTCGCGGCCATGATGAAATTTCGACTGGATTTCACTAGCCACGGCAATCATGCAAGCGGTCTGGGCTTCGCCGTGTTGGCCATGTGCTGTTATGCTGGTTTTATTCTGGTCAACCGCATGATCCACTCGCAAATTCCAGTCATGACCCGAGCTTTCTACCAACTTTTGACCGGTGCGATCGTGATGCTGCCGTTTTTTTGGACAGCCCGGACACCCATTTCCATGACCAATGGCCTGTGGCTCCTCTGCACGGGATTTCTACCTGGATTCTTGGCCATTACCTTCGCAGTCTACGCCCTGAGTCGTCTACCCGCCGCCGTTTTTGGCACCCTCGCCTATTTCGAGCCTCTGGCCGTGGTTATTTTTGGGTGGACGCTCTTCAACGAACGGCTCTCGCTTCTCCAAATAGCTGGCTGCGCCATGATCATGATCAGTGGCTGCGCCAGGATGCTGAGAACCTCTCGATACTCCACATCCTAAAAAGGGACAGCGTCAACGCAACGCAGCTTCCTGGACAGAGTAGCGCTCCTGCGCTTCCATTTATCTTCCCAAGTCTGACAAGATAATTTTTACATATCTTTTCAACTTGTTACATTTTTCATATCCCGCTCAAACATGGCATCACCATTGCTATTCCGTTTATACAAACGGCAATACAGCCATTCACCCTCTTGCTGTGTCCGTCAGGACCGACAATGGAGACCCTGCATGAAAATCGGATTGATCCGCTGTGAAAAAAACGAAACCAAATGTCCGCTGACCTCCTGTTTCAAGGCCTTGTCCTCCAAGCAAGAGGGCTTTTCGGGATACGATTCCACGGAACTCATTGGAGTCTTCACCTGCCGTTGCCCCGGTGACAACGTGACAAACCTAGCCA
The sequence above is drawn from the Deltaproteobacteria bacterium genome and encodes:
- a CDS encoding DMT family transporter, with amino-acid sequence LFFGAGFLAVFLIATAQTRVLRRWPSWPVLINGVLLAGFIIFYVQAMNLTSMANAIMLVYLAPVAASIHAHFWMGERVDFVGWTLIGTALLGFAAMMKFRLDFTSHGNHASGLGFAVLAMCCYAGFILVNRMIHSQIPVMTRAFYQLLTGAIVMLPFFWTARTPISMTNGLWLLCTGFLPGFLAITFAVYALSRLPAAVFGTLAYFEPLAVVIFGWTLFNERLSLLQIAGCAMIMISGCARMLRTSRYSTS